Proteins encoded together in one Desulfuromonas acetexigens window:
- a CDS encoding DUF3108 domain-containing protein, whose translation MKYRVWFCLWLLLAASGSAVAAPAAAPQVTIDSWVGKELVYDIAFLWFDRIAEGQLAVSPGPRPGTYRALLEARTLGVAAWVTSDRVQRYESLMEAGPDGRLRSLSYESRIIKGPEGKRKDRGKRYLFDHEKGQVSYARTRDGVPGAATVLPIQGTPPADILTAFFNFQAGVYGPLTPGETYRILALAKKGVGWIDAEVLPGEKWPAKEFFSKNGTLVKVRVDPEVFETKDGILYIWFDQALRPERGIVENVIGLGSIYGSERPLPAPTTNNP comes from the coding sequence ATGAAATATCGCGTCTGGTTTTGCCTGTGGCTGCTGCTGGCCGCGAGCGGAAGCGCCGTCGCGGCTCCCGCTGCGGCGCCGCAGGTGACCATCGATTCCTGGGTGGGGAAGGAACTGGTCTACGACATCGCTTTTCTCTGGTTTGACCGCATCGCCGAAGGGCAACTCGCGGTCTCTCCGGGGCCCCGTCCCGGCACCTACCGGGCGCTGCTCGAAGCTCGCACCCTGGGGGTGGCGGCCTGGGTGACGTCCGATCGGGTGCAGCGTTACGAGTCGTTGATGGAAGCCGGTCCGGACGGCCGCTTGCGTTCCCTTTCCTACGAGTCCCGCATCATCAAGGGCCCGGAGGGCAAGCGCAAGGATCGCGGCAAGCGCTACCTCTTCGATCACGAAAAGGGGCAGGTGAGCTATGCCCGCACCCGTGACGGCGTGCCTGGCGCCGCTACCGTCCTGCCTATCCAGGGCACGCCCCCCGCCGATATCCTTACCGCCTTTTTCAATTTCCAGGCGGGGGTTTACGGGCCCTTGACTCCCGGGGAAACCTATCGCATTCTCGCCTTGGCCAAAAAGGGGGTTGGCTGGATCGATGCGGAAGTGCTGCCCGGGGAGAAATGGCCGGCGAAGGAGTTTTTCTCCAAAAACGGCACCCTGGTCAAGGTTCGGGTCGATCCCGAGGTCTTCGAAACCAAGGACGGCATTCTCTACATCTGGTTCGATCAGGCCCTGCGCCCCGAGCGCGGCATCGTCGAAAACGTCATCGGCCTCGGCTCGATCTACGGCAGCGAACGACCGCTTCCGGCGCCGACGACAAATAACCCCTGA
- a CDS encoding ferredoxin has translation MSRIPAVDQECCISCEVCVHLCPEVFRMEGEDGHSHGHDHDHGAHKSIVYNPTGAPESKIELAMDSCPAACIYWRD, from the coding sequence ATGTCCCGAATCCCCGCCGTCGATCAGGAATGCTGCATCAGTTGCGAAGTCTGCGTCCACCTCTGCCCGGAGGTCTTCCGCATGGAAGGTGAGGACGGCCACAGTCACGGCCACGATCATGACCACGGCGCGCACAAATCGATCGTCTACAATCCGACCGGCGCCCCCGAAAGCAAGATCGAGCTGGCCATGGACAGCTGCCCGGCTGCCTGCATCTACTGGCGGGACTGA
- a CDS encoding putative manganese-dependent inorganic diphosphatase, producing the protein MKRGITYVIGHKNPDTDSVCSAIAYARLRALQGLANVEPARAGDLNRQTEFVLDTLEVPRPKLLLDVYPRVRDVIRDEVVTIAGNAPLSEALGLFHAHNIRLLPVIDDDRRPLGLLVLKKVSEKFLVPSREAEIRRVTTSPDSIRQCLKATAVHLVDEGKVEDLDLYVGAMATATFRDKVAPLDARRIVLITGDRESIQRVGVDAGVRVLVVTGSLPIADDIIETGRKNGVTILSTPFDTATSTWLTRLSTPVSCLIGKDFPCVGLADRLDDLRLKLLHSSDPGAVVLDNEGRVAAVATKSTLLTPSPIKLVLVDHNELSQAVPGADKVEISEVVDHHRLGNFHTDQPIRFINQPLGSTCTVVAGLYRQAGITPDAATAGLMLSGLLSDTVILRSPTTTVLDRDFAAWLAELSGLDPQEYGRRLFASGSALRSYPSLRHLLLADFKEYQAGARGFGVGQVEVVSFHEFHAMKEDLAAELAKLKEERNLDTAGLLVTDIVQETSLLLALGGKEFPYVVGYPQLEENLYELKGVLSRKKQLVPHLLRVLEA; encoded by the coding sequence ATGAAACGCGGCATTACCTATGTCATTGGCCATAAAAATCCCGATACCGACTCGGTCTGCAGCGCCATTGCCTATGCCCGGCTGCGCGCCCTGCAGGGACTGGCCAACGTCGAACCGGCGCGGGCCGGCGATCTCAACCGGCAGACCGAATTCGTTCTCGACACTCTTGAGGTCCCCCGGCCGAAGCTGCTGCTCGATGTCTATCCCCGGGTGCGCGACGTCATCCGCGACGAGGTCGTCACCATCGCCGGAAATGCGCCCCTGTCCGAGGCTCTCGGCCTCTTTCACGCCCACAACATTCGTTTGCTGCCGGTGATCGACGACGACCGGCGGCCGCTGGGGCTGCTGGTGCTGAAGAAGGTTTCGGAAAAATTCCTGGTGCCGAGCCGGGAAGCGGAAATCCGCCGGGTGACGACCTCTCCCGACTCCATCCGCCAGTGTCTCAAGGCGACGGCGGTGCATCTGGTGGATGAAGGGAAGGTGGAGGATCTCGACCTCTACGTCGGCGCCATGGCGACGGCGACCTTCCGGGACAAGGTCGCGCCCCTCGACGCCCGCCGCATCGTTCTCATCACCGGCGACCGCGAATCGATCCAGCGGGTCGGGGTCGACGCCGGGGTGCGGGTGCTGGTCGTCACCGGCAGCCTGCCCATCGCCGACGATATCATCGAGACGGGGCGCAAAAACGGCGTGACCATCCTCTCCACCCCCTTCGATACCGCCACCAGCACCTGGCTGACCCGCCTTTCCACGCCGGTGAGCTGTCTCATTGGCAAGGATTTCCCCTGCGTCGGCCTCGCCGACCGCCTCGACGATCTGCGCCTGAAGCTGCTGCACAGCAGCGATCCCGGTGCGGTGGTACTCGACAACGAGGGGCGGGTAGCGGCGGTGGCGACCAAGAGCACCCTGCTCACGCCGTCGCCGATCAAGCTGGTGCTGGTCGATCACAACGAACTCTCGCAGGCGGTCCCCGGCGCCGATAAGGTGGAGATCAGCGAGGTCGTCGACCATCATCGTCTGGGGAATTTCCATACCGATCAGCCGATCCGCTTTATCAACCAGCCCCTAGGCAGCACCTGCACCGTAGTCGCCGGCCTCTACCGGCAGGCGGGAATCACCCCCGACGCCGCCACCGCCGGACTGATGCTCTCCGGGCTGCTCTCCGACACGGTGATTCTGCGCTCGCCGACCACCACCGTCCTCGACCGCGATTTCGCCGCCTGGCTCGCCGAACTCTCCGGCCTCGATCCCCAGGAGTACGGCCGCCGGCTCTTCGCTTCCGGCAGCGCCCTGCGTTCCTACCCGTCGCTGCGTCATCTGCTTCTCGCCGATTTCAAGGAATACCAGGCGGGGGCACGCGGCTTCGGGGTCGGTCAGGTCGAGGTCGTCAGCTTCCACGAATTCCACGCCATGAAAGAGGATCTCGCGGCGGAGCTGGCCAAACTCAAGGAGGAACGCAACCTCGACACGGCCGGGCTGCTGGTCACCGACATCGTCCAGGAAACCAGTCTGCTCCTGGCCCTGGGCGGTAAGGAGTTCCCCTACGTGGTCGGCTATCCCCAGCTGGAAGAGAACCTCTACGAGCTCAAAGGCGTCCTCTCCCGCAAGAAGCAGCTCGTCCCCCATCTGTTGCGGGTACTGGAGGCCTAG